The following coding sequences are from one Geodermatophilus normandii window:
- a CDS encoding glycosyltransferase family 2 protein, with product MGHAGLGDLTRAEDPPGDRRRYPWLVARPSTLSVVICAYTLERWHDIENAVASLRGQSRPADQVVLVADHNDALLDKARGAFPDVTCLPNTGPQGLSGARNTGVAATTGDVVAFLDDDAAADPAWAERLMAAYDPGDVLGVGGWVEPAWQAPRPSWFPEEFLWVLGCSYRGLPRTPTEIRNPIGANMSFHRDVFAAAGGFDPDMGRFGADAAGCEETEFSIRARRTAGNGRIVLEPRATCRHNVTPDRVERAYFRRRCRAEGRSKAVVSRLAGSGSALESERRYVTRTLPRGVLRGLGDVLHGDRSGGARAWAIVEGVVLTATSYGWARLRQARWPT from the coding sequence ATGGGTCACGCAGGGCTCGGCGACCTCACCCGTGCGGAGGATCCTCCCGGCGACCGGCGTCGTTACCCTTGGCTCGTGGCGCGCCCCTCGACCTTGAGTGTCGTCATCTGCGCCTACACGCTCGAGCGCTGGCACGACATCGAGAACGCCGTCGCCAGCCTGCGCGGCCAGTCCCGTCCTGCGGACCAGGTCGTCCTCGTGGCCGACCACAACGACGCTCTCCTCGACAAGGCGCGCGGCGCGTTCCCCGACGTCACCTGTTTGCCGAACACCGGCCCGCAGGGACTCTCCGGTGCGCGCAACACCGGCGTCGCCGCCACGACCGGCGACGTCGTGGCCTTCCTCGACGACGACGCCGCCGCCGACCCTGCCTGGGCGGAGCGGCTGATGGCCGCCTACGACCCCGGGGACGTCCTCGGGGTGGGCGGTTGGGTGGAGCCGGCCTGGCAGGCGCCCCGACCCTCGTGGTTCCCGGAGGAGTTCCTCTGGGTCCTGGGCTGCAGTTACCGAGGGTTGCCGCGGACGCCGACGGAGATCCGCAATCCCATCGGCGCCAACATGAGCTTCCACAGGGACGTCTTCGCCGCCGCCGGCGGGTTCGACCCGGACATGGGCCGCTTCGGCGCCGACGCCGCCGGCTGCGAGGAGACCGAGTTCTCGATCCGCGCCCGCCGGACCGCCGGCAACGGCCGGATCGTGCTGGAGCCGCGCGCCACCTGCCGGCACAACGTTACACCCGACCGCGTCGAGCGGGCCTACTTCCGGCGGCGGTGCCGCGCTGAGGGTCGGTCGAAGGCGGTGGTGAGCCGACTCGCCGGCAGCGGCTCGGCCTTGGAGTCCGAGCGCAGATACGTCACCCGCACATTGCCGCGTGGCGTGCTGCGGGGTCTCGGAGACGTGCTGCACGGCGATCGGTCGGGCGGCGCTCGCGCCTGGGCGATCGTCGAGGGTGTGGTGTTGACCGCAACCAGCTACGGATGGGCACGCCTCCGCCAGGCCCGCTGGCCGACGTGA
- a CDS encoding glycoside hydrolase family 16 protein — translation MYADDFTTTASSSQVARSYPRLTPYPDGSGGGKYQTELINVSGGNLQIGVQGSGGQAQGAALTITNPTTQWGQTYGRYSIRFRADRTSDSGAAMMLWPDSDVWADGETDCVEGDFDGTIHSFNHRVGSNPEQNSLAVDTGANWQEWHVSTVEWTPTAVRFYLDGQLVGTDTSAVSRASRHWVIQTGGTGSGSLQIDWVAMYQYTG, via the coding sequence GTGTACGCGGACGACTTCACCACCACCGCCTCGTCCAGCCAGGTCGCCCGGAGCTACCCCCGGCTGACGCCCTATCCGGACGGCTCCGGCGGAGGCAAGTACCAGACCGAGCTCATCAACGTCTCCGGCGGCAACCTCCAGATCGGCGTCCAGGGATCAGGCGGCCAGGCGCAGGGCGCCGCGCTGACCATCACCAACCCGACGACGCAGTGGGGCCAGACCTACGGCCGCTACAGCATCCGGTTCCGGGCCGACCGCACCTCCGATTCCGGCGCCGCGATGATGCTCTGGCCGGATTCCGACGTCTGGGCCGACGGCGAGACCGACTGCGTCGAAGGCGACTTCGACGGCACGATCCACTCGTTCAACCACCGGGTCGGGTCCAACCCCGAGCAGAACAGCCTCGCGGTCGACACCGGCGCGAACTGGCAGGAGTGGCACGTCAGCACGGTCGAGTGGACTCCGACCGCCGTCCGCTTCTACCTCGACGGCCAGCTCGTGGGTACCGACACCTCCGCCGTCTCCCGCGCCTCGCGGCACTGGGTGATCCAGACCGGCGGCACCGGCAGCGGTTCCCTGCAGATCGACTGGGTCGCGATGTACCAGTACACCGGCTGA
- a CDS encoding glycosyltransferase family 2 protein codes for MSVVIPCCNEARNLPALLLALPTVVDEVVLVDGHSVDGSPEVARAVRPDVLVVRQNRRGKGNAVACGLAVASGDVIVTMDADGSADPQEIPRLLSALQTGADCVTATRFPSSQALGDAAPAPVHRWGSRAAAALSGAPCTDVGYGFAAFWAGAVPSLRLGPGSAGARRQWGDGPEVDAVLQVRMVRNRRRVVEVPVPEGRAVRQLTWRDAARVVGAVLVERCAGARGGVRAEHEETALRPAT; via the coding sequence GTGAGCGTGGTGATCCCCTGCTGCAACGAGGCGAGGAACCTGCCGGCCCTCCTGCTCGCCCTCCCGACCGTCGTGGACGAGGTGGTGCTGGTCGACGGGCACAGCGTCGACGGCAGCCCCGAGGTCGCCCGCGCGGTACGTCCCGATGTCCTCGTCGTGCGGCAGAACCGTCGCGGCAAGGGCAATGCGGTCGCCTGTGGGCTCGCCGTCGCCTCCGGCGATGTGATCGTCACGATGGACGCCGACGGTTCGGCGGACCCGCAGGAGATCCCCAGGCTGCTCTCCGCGCTCCAGACCGGTGCCGACTGCGTCACCGCCACGCGGTTCCCCTCCAGCCAGGCGCTCGGTGATGCGGCCCCGGCCCCGGTCCACCGGTGGGGGAGTCGCGCAGCTGCTGCGCTGTCGGGTGCACCGTGCACCGACGTCGGGTACGGCTTCGCCGCCTTCTGGGCAGGCGCCGTGCCGTCGCTGCGGCTCGGGCCCGGCTCGGCCGGCGCGCGCCGACAGTGGGGGGACGGGCCCGAGGTCGACGCGGTCCTGCAGGTCCGGATGGTCAGGAACCGGCGTCGGGTCGTCGAAGTCCCGGTCCCGGAGGGGCGCGCCGTCCGGCAGCTCACGTGGCGGGACGCCGCCCGGGTGGTGGGCGCGGTGCTCGTCGAGCGGTGCGCCGGAGCCCGGGGCGGCGTCCGTGCGGAGCATGAGGAGACAGCCTTGCGACCGGCCACGTGA
- a CDS encoding UDP-glucose dehydrogenase family protein: protein MRISVIGCGYLGAVHAASMAEIGHEVVGIDVDQRKITALCAGRAPFYEPDFEQLLARALEAGRLSFSTDVTDAAGAQVHFLCVGTPQKHGEYAADLRFVQAAAESLLQVLAPGDLVVGKSTVPVGTAAELAAMFGEKVPGALLAWNPEFLREGFAVRDTLHPDRLVYGLPPDGDGVTAERLLDEVYAPIVARGTPKVTTDHATAEMVKTAANSFLATKISFINAMAELCEATGADVKLLADAIGYDDRIGRKFLNAGLGFGGGCLPKDIRAFMARAGELGADQALTFLREVDNINMRRRIRMVELAREVLDGSLLGKRVAVLGAAFKPDSDDIRDSPALNVAAQLQLQGAVVCVTDPAAVENSRREWPHLDYAATPEEAAADADAVLVLTEWRQYRELDPAAFGELVRQKRVLDGRNALDREAWTAAGWTYRALGRRAG from the coding sequence GTGCGCATCTCGGTCATCGGCTGCGGCTATCTCGGCGCCGTGCACGCGGCCTCGATGGCCGAGATCGGCCACGAGGTGGTCGGCATCGACGTCGACCAGCGGAAGATCACGGCGCTGTGCGCGGGTCGGGCGCCCTTCTACGAGCCCGACTTCGAGCAGCTCCTGGCGCGCGCACTCGAGGCCGGACGGCTGAGCTTCAGCACGGACGTCACGGACGCAGCAGGCGCGCAGGTGCACTTCCTGTGCGTCGGGACCCCGCAGAAGCACGGTGAGTACGCCGCCGACCTCCGGTTCGTGCAGGCCGCCGCGGAGTCGCTGCTGCAGGTACTCGCGCCCGGTGACCTCGTGGTGGGCAAGTCGACGGTCCCCGTCGGGACGGCGGCGGAGCTCGCCGCCATGTTCGGCGAGAAGGTGCCGGGCGCCCTCCTGGCCTGGAACCCGGAGTTCCTGCGCGAGGGGTTCGCCGTCCGCGACACCCTGCACCCGGACCGGCTCGTCTACGGCCTGCCTCCCGACGGAGACGGCGTGACCGCCGAGCGGCTGCTCGACGAGGTCTACGCCCCGATCGTCGCCCGGGGGACCCCCAAGGTCACCACCGACCACGCCACCGCCGAGATGGTGAAGACGGCGGCCAACTCCTTCCTCGCCACGAAGATCTCCTTCATCAACGCGATGGCCGAGCTGTGCGAGGCCACCGGTGCCGACGTCAAGCTGCTGGCCGACGCCATCGGCTACGACGACCGAATCGGGCGGAAGTTCCTCAACGCCGGGCTCGGGTTCGGCGGCGGCTGCCTGCCCAAGGACATCCGCGCGTTCATGGCCCGTGCCGGCGAGCTGGGTGCCGACCAGGCGCTGACGTTCCTGCGCGAGGTCGACAACATCAACATGCGCCGCAGGATCCGCATGGTGGAGCTGGCGCGCGAGGTGCTCGACGGGTCGCTGCTGGGCAAGCGGGTGGCGGTCCTCGGCGCGGCGTTCAAGCCCGACTCCGACGACATCCGCGACTCCCCGGCGCTCAACGTCGCCGCCCAGCTGCAGCTGCAGGGCGCGGTGGTCTGCGTGACCGACCCCGCCGCCGTGGAGAACAGCCGTCGCGAGTGGCCGCACCTGGACTACGCCGCCACCCCGGAGGAGGCCGCGGCCGACGCCGACGCCGTCCTGGTGCTCACCGAGTGGCGCCAGTACCGCGAGCTCGACCCGGCTGCGTTCGGGGAGCTGGTCCGGCAGAAGCGGGTCCTCGACGGGCGCAACGCGCTCGACCGCGAGGCCTGGACCGCCGCCGGCTGGACCTACCGGGCCCTGGGTCGCCGCGCCGGCTGA
- the cysC gene encoding adenylyl-sulfate kinase — protein sequence MPDTRARLDDAQVAAVARFRAGLGPLPDLPPAGEYEDAQGVLVATAADGDLAVVEVPRWEPPSTVAEQLRDRGWTEVAAWVGPPPDDVAELPRRLLVLLPAAGLAPDSAALAGAAAAWAAVRDGGRDVVVVPVPVTPAAPEAGPAELAAAHGAALAGSRPWSGTARTGGTVVLCTGLSGAGKSTIAARLVELLIEAGRTVTLLDGDEVRHSLSAGLGFSKADRDTNVRRIGWVAAQIAKHGGTAVCAPIAPYAEVRADVRREVEAQAGPGSFVLVHVATSLADCEARDRKGLYARARAGEIPAFTGISDPYETPTDAEVTVETAGRSVDECARQVLDAVLSRPS from the coding sequence ATGCCCGACACTCGCGCCCGGCTCGACGACGCCCAGGTGGCCGCGGTGGCCCGCTTCCGCGCAGGCCTCGGGCCGCTGCCCGACCTCCCGCCCGCCGGCGAGTACGAGGACGCCCAGGGCGTGCTCGTCGCGACGGCGGCCGACGGGGACCTGGCCGTCGTCGAGGTGCCCCGCTGGGAACCGCCCTCGACGGTGGCCGAGCAGCTGCGCGACCGCGGGTGGACCGAGGTCGCGGCGTGGGTCGGCCCGCCGCCCGACGACGTCGCGGAGCTGCCGCGGCGGCTGCTGGTGCTGCTGCCGGCGGCCGGGCTGGCGCCGGACTCCGCGGCGCTGGCGGGTGCGGCTGCTGCCTGGGCGGCGGTGCGCGACGGCGGCCGCGACGTCGTCGTCGTGCCCGTGCCCGTCACCCCGGCCGCACCGGAGGCCGGGCCGGCGGAGCTGGCCGCCGCGCACGGCGCGGCGCTGGCCGGCAGCCGGCCCTGGTCCGGCACGGCGCGCACCGGCGGCACCGTGGTGCTGTGCACCGGCCTGTCCGGCGCGGGGAAGTCCACGATCGCCGCGCGGCTGGTGGAGCTGCTCATCGAGGCCGGGCGGACGGTCACCCTGCTCGACGGCGACGAGGTCCGGCACTCCCTGTCCGCGGGGCTCGGGTTCTCCAAGGCCGACCGGGACACCAACGTCCGCCGGATCGGCTGGGTGGCCGCGCAGATCGCCAAGCACGGCGGCACCGCCGTCTGCGCCCCGATCGCGCCCTACGCCGAGGTGCGCGCCGACGTCCGGCGCGAGGTGGAGGCCCAGGCCGGGCCCGGCAGCTTCGTGCTGGTCCACGTGGCGACGTCGCTGGCCGACTGCGAGGCCCGCGACCGCAAGGGTCTTTACGCCCGGGCGCGCGCCGGGGAGATCCCCGCCTTCACCGGGATCAGCGACCCCTACGAGACGCCCACCGACGCCGAGGTCACCGTGGAGACCGCGGGACGGAGCGTCGACGAGTGCGCCCGGCAGGTGCTGGACGCGGTGCTCAGCCGACCGTCGTGA
- a CDS encoding SDR family oxidoreductase, with product MTAVVLGAGGQVGRALTRRFPHAVALTRAGLDVGDPAAVAAHDWSGVDLVVNAAAWTAVDAAEDPANRAAVRAVNVDGVGALADAARVHGFLLVHFSTEYVFDGTHPGPIPEDAPVHPLSVYGRSKADGDALVTALDRHLLLRTTWVVGEGRNFVRTMAGLADRGVSPSVVADQVGRPTLADDLADAVAHLADAGLSGTYNVTCGGEPASWADVAEVVFAARGRDPRAVRRVSTAEYTADKPGLAPRPLNSVLDLAKLQGTGFRPRDWRTAVQDSLTTVG from the coding sequence GTGACGGCGGTCGTCCTCGGCGCCGGCGGGCAGGTCGGCCGCGCGCTGACCCGCCGGTTCCCCCACGCCGTCGCGCTGACCCGGGCCGGCCTCGACGTCGGGGACCCGGCCGCGGTCGCGGCGCACGACTGGTCCGGCGTCGACCTGGTGGTCAACGCCGCCGCCTGGACGGCCGTCGACGCCGCGGAGGACCCGGCCAACCGCGCCGCCGTGCGGGCGGTCAACGTCGACGGCGTCGGCGCCCTGGCCGACGCGGCCCGCGTGCACGGCTTCCTCCTCGTGCACTTCTCCACCGAGTACGTCTTCGACGGCACCCACCCCGGGCCGATCCCCGAGGACGCCCCGGTGCACCCGCTGAGCGTCTACGGGCGGAGCAAGGCCGACGGCGACGCGCTGGTCACCGCGCTCGACCGGCACCTGCTGCTGCGCACCACCTGGGTCGTGGGGGAGGGCCGCAACTTCGTCCGCACGATGGCCGGCCTCGCCGACCGCGGCGTCAGCCCCTCGGTCGTCGCCGACCAGGTCGGCCGGCCCACGCTCGCCGACGACCTCGCCGACGCCGTCGCCCACCTCGCCGACGCCGGGCTCTCGGGGACCTACAACGTCACGTGCGGCGGGGAGCCGGCGTCGTGGGCCGACGTCGCGGAGGTCGTCTTCGCCGCCCGCGGCCGCGACCCGCGCGCCGTCCGGCGGGTCAGCACCGCCGAGTACACCGCCGACAAGCCCGGCCTCGCACCGCGGCCGCTCAACAGCGTGCTGGACCTGGCGAAGCTGCAGGGGACCGGCTTCCGCCCGCGCGACTGGCGCACGGCCGTGCAGGACTCCCTCACGACGGTCGGCTGA
- the rfbB gene encoding dTDP-glucose 4,6-dehydratase, whose amino-acid sequence MSQIRRLLVTGGAGFIGANFVHQTVERFPQYEVTVLDALTYAGNEASLAGVKDAITFVHGSITDAALVEELVGASDAVVHFAAESHNDNSLADPAPFLQTNVVGTFTLLEAVRRHGVRFHHVSTDEVYGDLELDDPRKFTPETPYNPSSPYSSTKAASDLLVRAWVRSYGVQATISNCSNNYGPYQHVEKFIPRQVTNVLAGLRPRLYGAGQNVRDWIHVDDHNAAVHEVLERGRAGHTYLIGADGEVDNRTVLATILELMGQPADAFDSVTDRAGHDLRYAIDATKLREELGWRPRYTEFRDGLAATIAWYRDHEDWWRPQKERVEAAYAARGQ is encoded by the coding sequence GTGAGCCAGATCCGTCGTCTGCTGGTGACCGGTGGAGCCGGTTTCATCGGCGCCAACTTCGTCCACCAGACCGTCGAGCGCTTCCCGCAGTACGAGGTGACGGTGCTCGACGCGCTGACCTACGCGGGCAACGAGGCCTCGCTGGCCGGCGTGAAGGACGCGATCACCTTCGTGCACGGGTCGATCACCGACGCCGCGCTGGTCGAGGAGCTGGTCGGCGCCAGCGACGCCGTCGTCCACTTCGCGGCCGAGAGCCACAACGACAACTCCCTGGCCGACCCCGCGCCGTTCCTGCAGACCAACGTCGTCGGCACCTTCACGCTGCTGGAGGCGGTGCGCCGGCACGGCGTGCGCTTCCACCACGTCTCCACCGACGAGGTCTACGGCGACCTGGAGCTCGACGACCCGCGCAAGTTCACGCCCGAGACGCCGTACAACCCGTCGAGCCCGTACTCCTCGACCAAGGCGGCCTCCGACCTGCTGGTGCGCGCGTGGGTGCGCTCCTACGGCGTGCAGGCGACGATCTCCAACTGCTCGAACAACTACGGGCCCTACCAGCACGTCGAGAAGTTCATCCCGCGGCAGGTCACCAACGTGCTCGCCGGGCTCCGGCCGCGACTCTACGGCGCCGGCCAGAACGTGCGCGACTGGATCCACGTCGACGACCACAACGCCGCCGTCCACGAGGTCCTCGAGCGCGGCCGCGCCGGGCACACCTACCTCATCGGCGCCGACGGCGAGGTCGACAACCGCACGGTGCTCGCCACGATCCTCGAGCTGATGGGCCAGCCGGCCGACGCCTTCGACTCGGTCACCGACCGCGCCGGGCACGACCTGCGCTACGCCATCGACGCCACCAAGCTGCGCGAGGAGCTCGGCTGGCGGCCCCGCTACACCGAGTTCCGCGACGGCCTGGCGGCGACGATCGCGTGGTACCGCGACCACGAGGACTGGTGGCGCCCGCAGAAGGAGCGCGTGGAGGCGGCCTACGCCGCCCGCGGCCAGTGA
- a CDS encoding LCP family protein, which produces MSRDDVGLDSPPDEVAGADEAPAERRRPASRRRRVLRRALVAVGVLALVLALLVGGGLWFLTDRYGGNIDRVADVFSDLDEDARPAPATPAEAASAQPVTFLLVGSDSRGTADEGIAEGGRSDAIMIARFSGDRQHAQLVSIPRDSWVDVPGYGTNKINAAYAFGGPTLLVQTVEQLTGVRIDHYVAIDFEGIVQVTDDLGGVDVVVAETTSNGPYTFPAGVNHLDGDRARWYLGQRYGLEGGDFDRVRRQQQFIEAVFTQLFSSGTLSDPGRLDAALLAVTSAVAVDDTLGNGDLLSLAYSLRDLRPEAVDSFTAPVLGTGTEGSASVVYLDEVTGDRMWGYLRNDSLSQNAAEFDAEALPDVPR; this is translated from the coding sequence ATGAGCAGGGACGACGTCGGGCTGGACAGCCCGCCGGACGAGGTGGCCGGCGCGGACGAGGCGCCCGCCGAGCGGCGCCGACCGGCCTCGCGCCGTCGCCGCGTCCTCCGCCGCGCCCTCGTGGCCGTCGGCGTCCTGGCGCTGGTGCTGGCGCTGCTGGTGGGCGGCGGGCTGTGGTTCCTGACCGACCGCTACGGCGGCAACATCGACCGGGTCGCCGACGTCTTCAGCGACCTCGACGAGGACGCGCGCCCGGCACCGGCCACGCCGGCCGAGGCGGCGTCCGCCCAGCCGGTCACCTTCCTGCTGGTGGGCAGCGACAGCCGTGGCACCGCCGACGAGGGCATCGCCGAGGGGGGCCGGTCGGACGCGATCATGATCGCCCGCTTCTCCGGTGACCGGCAGCACGCCCAGCTGGTGTCCATCCCCCGCGACTCGTGGGTCGACGTCCCCGGGTACGGGACGAACAAGATCAACGCGGCCTACGCGTTCGGCGGGCCGACGCTGCTCGTGCAGACCGTCGAGCAGCTCACGGGCGTCCGCATCGACCACTACGTGGCCATCGACTTCGAGGGCATCGTCCAGGTCACCGACGACCTGGGCGGGGTCGATGTCGTCGTCGCCGAGACCACCAGCAACGGGCCGTACACGTTCCCGGCCGGGGTCAACCACCTCGACGGCGACCGGGCGCGCTGGTACCTCGGGCAGCGCTACGGCCTCGAGGGCGGCGACTTCGACCGGGTGCGCCGCCAGCAGCAGTTCATCGAGGCGGTGTTCACGCAGCTGTTCAGCTCCGGGACGCTGAGCGATCCCGGCCGGCTCGACGCCGCGCTGCTCGCCGTCACCAGCGCGGTCGCCGTCGACGACACCCTGGGCAACGGCGACCTGCTGTCGCTGGCCTACTCCCTGCGCGACCTGCGCCCGGAGGCCGTCGACTCCTTCACCGCCCCGGTGCTCGGGACCGGGACGGAGGGCTCGGCGAGCGTCGTCTACCTCGACGAGGTCACCGGCGACCGCATGTGGGGCTACCTGCGCAACGACTCGCTGTCGCAGAACGCCGCGGAGTTCGACGCGGAGGCGCTGCCCGACGTGCCGCGCTGA
- a CDS encoding GDP-L-fucose synthase family protein: MASLDRAARTYVAGHNGLVGGAVLRHLRSEGFTDLVTRTSRELDLRDREAVDRFFDSERPAVVVLAAARVGGILANSTRPAEFLSDNLRIQVNVLDAAARVGVERLLFLGSSCIYPKYAEQPIREDALLTGALEPTNDAYAIAKIAGVLHVQALRRQYGLPYVSAMPTNLYGPGDNFDPVGSHVLPGLMRRFSEAARDGAPSVVVWGSGTPRREFLHVDDLARACLHLLEHYDAPEPVNVGVGTDVSIAELARLVADVVGYQGAIEFDRSKPDGTPRKLLDVSRLHALGWEARIPLREGIEETYRWFRASLAEGAARGIPTPA; encoded by the coding sequence ATGGCATCACTCGATAGGGCGGCCCGCACGTACGTCGCCGGCCACAACGGTCTGGTCGGCGGGGCGGTCCTCCGCCACCTGCGGTCCGAGGGGTTCACCGACCTCGTCACCCGGACCTCGCGCGAGCTCGACCTGCGCGACCGCGAGGCGGTCGACCGCTTCTTCGACAGCGAGCGCCCGGCCGTCGTCGTCCTCGCCGCGGCCAGGGTGGGCGGCATCCTCGCCAACAGCACCCGCCCGGCGGAGTTCCTGTCCGACAACCTGCGGATCCAGGTCAACGTCCTCGACGCCGCCGCGCGGGTGGGCGTCGAGCGGCTGCTGTTCCTCGGGTCGAGCTGCATCTACCCCAAGTACGCCGAGCAGCCGATCCGCGAGGACGCGCTGCTCACCGGTGCGCTGGAGCCCACCAACGACGCCTACGCCATCGCCAAGATCGCCGGCGTCCTGCACGTCCAGGCGCTGCGGCGGCAGTACGGCCTGCCCTACGTCTCGGCGATGCCGACCAACCTCTACGGGCCGGGCGACAACTTCGACCCCGTCGGCTCGCACGTGCTGCCCGGCCTGATGCGGCGCTTCTCCGAGGCCGCCCGCGACGGCGCACCGTCCGTCGTCGTCTGGGGGAGCGGCACGCCCCGGCGCGAGTTCCTGCACGTCGACGACCTCGCCCGCGCCTGCCTGCACCTCCTCGAGCACTACGACGCCCCGGAGCCGGTCAACGTCGGCGTGGGCACCGACGTCTCGATCGCCGAGCTCGCGCGGCTGGTGGCCGACGTCGTGGGTTACCAGGGCGCCATCGAGTTCGACCGCTCCAAGCCCGACGGGACGCCGCGCAAGCTGCTCGACGTCTCCCGCCTGCACGCCCTGGGCTGGGAGGCGCGGATCCCGCTGCGCGAGGGGATCGAGGAGACGTACCGCTGGTTCCGGGCCTCACTGGCCGAGGGCGCGGCCCGCGGGATCCCCACCCCCGCCTGA
- the gmd gene encoding GDP-mannose 4,6-dehydratase: MAKSALITGITGQDGSYLAELLLDKGYEVHGMVRRSSSFNTERLDGVYQDPHTPNRRLHLHHGDLNDGVTLVNLLREINPDEVYNLGAQSHVRVSFDQPVFTGDVTGVAAMRLLEAVRVARVRTKVYQASSSEMFGATPPPQDERTPFHPRSPYGVAKLYAYWATRNYREAYDLFAVNGILFNHESPRRGETFVTRKVTRAVARIRAGLQDTLWMGNLDAVRDWGYAPEYVEGMWRMLQHPVPQDYVLATNTSYTVRDFVRMAFEHVGLDWQEHVEYDPRYERPSEVDALVGDYSRAREDLGWEPKVLTPELVQIMVDADVRLLEDELAGRLVRIDR, translated from the coding sequence ATGGCGAAATCCGCATTGATCACCGGTATCACCGGGCAGGACGGCTCCTATCTCGCCGAACTGCTGCTCGACAAGGGGTACGAGGTGCACGGGATGGTGCGCCGGTCGTCCTCCTTCAACACCGAGCGGCTCGACGGCGTCTACCAGGACCCGCACACCCCGAACCGGCGGCTCCACCTGCACCACGGCGACCTGAACGACGGGGTCACGCTGGTCAACCTGCTGCGTGAGATCAACCCGGACGAGGTCTACAACCTGGGCGCGCAGTCGCACGTGCGGGTCTCGTTCGACCAGCCGGTGTTCACCGGCGACGTCACCGGGGTGGCCGCGATGCGCCTGCTCGAGGCCGTCCGGGTGGCCCGGGTGCGGACGAAGGTCTACCAGGCGTCGTCGTCGGAGATGTTCGGCGCCACTCCCCCGCCGCAGGACGAGCGGACGCCATTCCACCCGCGTTCTCCCTATGGCGTCGCGAAACTGTACGCGTACTGGGCGACGCGCAACTACCGCGAGGCCTACGACCTGTTCGCGGTGAACGGCATCCTGTTCAACCACGAGTCGCCGCGGCGCGGTGAGACATTCGTGACGCGCAAGGTGACCCGGGCGGTCGCGCGCATCCGGGCGGGCCTGCAGGACACGCTCTGGATGGGCAACCTCGACGCCGTCCGCGACTGGGGCTACGCGCCGGAGTACGTCGAGGGCATGTGGCGGATGCTGCAGCACCCGGTGCCGCAGGACTACGTGCTGGCCACCAACACCTCCTACACCGTGCGGGACTTCGTGCGGATGGCGTTCGAGCACGTCGGCCTCGACTGGCAGGAGCACGTCGAGTACGACCCGCGCTACGAGCGCCCCAGCGAGGTCGACGCCCTGGTGGGCGACTACTCCCGGGCGCGCGAGGACCTCGGCTGGGAGCCGAAGGTGCTCACCCCCGAGCTGGTGCAGATCATGGTCGACGCCGACGTGCGCCTGCTCGAGGACGAGCTGGCCGGCCGACTGGTCCGCATCGACCGCTGA